Proteins encoded by one window of Paenibacillus sp. DCT19:
- a CDS encoding ABC transporter ATP-binding protein — MRCGVTPILELKDLCKTYESKGQKVVHALHSINLDLYPGECLGIVGESGSGKSTLAKCVTHLERVSSGQIRYHQQDITRLKGEALRLQRKQIQMVFQEPSAIFNPRLKIGAFISEPLVNYGLSKRRQAGEEAIQLLERVGLPASVANKYPHELSGGEQQRVVIARAMGVQPDIMIFDEATSALDASIQQQILQLLRQLRLQTSISTIFISHDLAVVQQVSDRIAVMHQGDVVEVVESSQLNNSANHPYTRSLMASVLSVREIKEQMQVDTLQGITG; from the coding sequence ATGAGATGTGGCGTAACCCCGATACTGGAGCTGAAGGATCTGTGTAAGACGTATGAGTCGAAGGGGCAAAAGGTAGTGCATGCTCTACACTCGATCAACTTAGATCTCTATCCAGGCGAGTGTCTAGGGATTGTTGGTGAGAGCGGTAGTGGCAAAAGCACCCTTGCCAAATGTGTCACACATCTGGAACGAGTAAGTTCAGGACAGATCAGGTATCATCAGCAGGATATTACCCGATTGAAGGGCGAAGCTCTGAGGCTACAGCGCAAGCAGATCCAGATGGTTTTTCAAGAGCCTTCAGCGATTTTTAACCCACGATTGAAGATTGGAGCCTTTATTAGCGAGCCACTGGTGAACTATGGCCTGTCTAAACGCCGACAGGCTGGCGAAGAAGCGATTCAACTGTTAGAACGCGTAGGGTTGCCAGCATCCGTTGCCAATAAATATCCCCATGAGCTGAGTGGTGGTGAGCAGCAGAGAGTTGTCATCGCCCGTGCCATGGGAGTTCAACCGGATATCATGATCTTTGACGAAGCAACTTCGGCGCTGGATGCTTCCATTCAGCAGCAAATTCTGCAGCTGCTCAGACAGCTTCGTTTGCAGACGAGTATTTCTACGATCTTTATCTCTCATGATCTAGCCGTGGTACAGCAGGTAAGTGACCGGATTGCGGTGATGCATCAAGGTGATGTGGTTGAAGTCGTGGAAAGTTCACAGTTGAATAATTCGGCTAATCATCCCTATACCCGTAGTCTAATGGCCTCAGTGCTGTCGGTAAGAGAGATCAAGGAGCAAATGCAGGTGGACACTCTTCAAGGCATTACGGGATAG
- the nikC gene encoding nickel transporter permease — MSEMMQVFKQNRWFTLILALTGCWVILAIIAPILAPHDPLTTNFAHVLQPPSAEYPLGTDQLGRCILSRLLYGARTSLLLTFMMTGIVFALGVTIGIISGFARGVTDTVLMRLTDTLMAFPGLIFAIAVVGMLGPGLFNTVVALSVVWWAKYARLARGLVISLQQKEYVAAAAFGGARWSQIIIRTILPNMISPLIVMAMMDVGGMMLSISGLSFLGLGAQPPEPEWGAMLNEGRRYLQTAPWLLVYPGLAIFGTVMIFNLLGDSLRDVLDPKKEIK; from the coding sequence ATGAGTGAAATGATGCAGGTATTCAAACAAAATCGTTGGTTTACATTGATCCTAGCCTTAACCGGATGCTGGGTAATTCTAGCGATAATCGCACCGATCCTGGCACCCCATGATCCACTGACAACCAACTTTGCCCATGTGCTTCAACCACCTAGCGCGGAGTATCCCTTGGGTACAGACCAGCTTGGGCGTTGTATTCTGTCACGTCTTCTGTATGGGGCGCGCACATCGTTACTTCTCACCTTTATGATGACGGGTATTGTCTTTGCACTGGGTGTAACGATTGGTATTATATCGGGATTCGCTCGGGGTGTGACAGATACCGTATTAATGCGTTTAACAGATACGCTCATGGCTTTTCCAGGGTTAATCTTCGCTATTGCTGTAGTCGGCATGTTAGGGCCAGGATTATTCAACACGGTGGTAGCTCTGTCTGTGGTGTGGTGGGCGAAGTATGCACGTCTTGCCAGAGGTCTCGTCATTTCATTACAGCAAAAAGAGTATGTAGCCGCCGCCGCCTTCGGCGGTGCACGGTGGAGTCAGATCATCATCAGAACAATTCTACCCAACATGATCTCACCGCTGATCGTCATGGCGATGATGGATGTGGGCGGCATGATGTTATCGATCTCGGGTCTATCCTTCCTCGGACTTGGTGCACAGCCACCTGAACCGGAATGGGGAGCCATGCTGAATGAAGGCAGAAGGTATCTACAGACTGCACCATGGTTGTTAGTTTATCCGGGACTAGCGATATTTGGCACGGTTATGATCTTTAATTTATTGGGAGATAGCCTTCGAGATGTGCTTGATCCTAAGAAAGAAATCAAATAA
- a CDS encoding ABC transporter ATP-binding protein, which translates to MKPLLDIRNLSVTYQSGSAALRDLSFTMKPGEIVGIVGESGSGKSTLLRAILGMLPDGGQCTSGEVFFQGRSILSYSPAEWSQIRGKRIAIVFQASGSYLNPIRKVGSQYIEAIRTHFNISKKTAYDMALDMLSGMGLHDPQQIMNAYPNQLSGGMKQRTAIAMAVTMEPELLLTDEPTSALDVTTQLEVLKRLHELRDRKGTGIIMVTHNIAVAAHMADQIGVMQQGALVEYGMAANLITNPREEYTRQLLQAVPELDLGGQ; encoded by the coding sequence ATGAAGCCGCTATTAGATATACGGAATCTTTCGGTGACGTATCAGAGCGGATCAGCCGCGCTGCGAGATCTTTCGTTTACGATGAAGCCCGGTGAGATCGTGGGCATTGTAGGGGAGAGCGGCAGTGGGAAGTCTACATTACTTCGTGCGATACTTGGTATGTTACCCGATGGAGGGCAATGTACGAGTGGAGAGGTTTTTTTTCAGGGAAGGTCGATATTAAGTTATTCTCCGGCAGAGTGGAGCCAGATTCGGGGCAAACGGATAGCGATTGTATTTCAGGCGAGCGGTTCGTATCTCAATCCGATTCGCAAAGTGGGAAGCCAATATATTGAGGCTATTCGTACCCATTTCAACATATCCAAGAAGACAGCCTACGACATGGCGCTGGACATGTTATCTGGGATGGGACTGCACGATCCACAGCAGATCATGAATGCATATCCCAACCAGCTCAGTGGTGGAATGAAGCAACGAACAGCTATTGCGATGGCGGTAACAATGGAGCCAGAACTACTTCTGACCGATGAACCCACCAGCGCATTGGATGTAACGACCCAGCTGGAAGTGCTGAAGCGACTGCATGAGCTGAGAGATCGAAAAGGAACAGGCATTATTATGGTAACGCATAATATAGCGGTTGCCGCCCATATGGCAGATCAGATCGGTGTAATGCAGCAGGGTGCACTGGTTGAGTATGGAATGGCGGCTAATCTGATTACGAATCCACGGGAAGAGTATACTCGGCAGCTTCTACAAGCCGTACCCGAGCTTGATCTGGGAGGGCAGTGA
- a CDS encoding DNA-binding protein, whose protein sequence is MQVFEDWNQKVKKTFNATNPTAVLTVAEAGSALGLSKDQMKLYVDKNKLTKVPIMRSIHRYLLLKSEIDDIVNKR, encoded by the coding sequence ATGCAGGTATTTGAAGACTGGAACCAGAAAGTGAAAAAAACGTTTAATGCAACGAATCCAACGGCTGTACTTACAGTTGCCGAAGCGGGCAGCGCATTAGGTTTATCGAAAGACCAGATGAAGCTGTACGTGGATAAAAATAAGTTGACCAAGGTTCCGATTATGAGGAGTATACACAGATACCTCTTACTGAAGAGCGAGATCGATGACATCGTTAATAAACGTTAA
- a CDS encoding DUF5704 domain-containing protein: protein MRSKSLAKKFLLSILIINTLVIPLSYVKAGGGPGTTKPAIESQYMVPVTPAKSQKKVIPVEGLNKTNIGIYIYQIDNLKWSVDGECNNTLLTNDPSKNLPASSTVCINLSLDKEVYKPTVYFDKNGMDYSLSEVTNPSRKPHYMDDFQYYEMDKNMPKLVSVDSFDGLNTRFTMKIGGVILPTAAREYNSPKWSADYIFNTDLYWKALAEITKEINLTNGGQLGIKEQKQLNATVKTKTGDGGFGAETNVNSGNGKITWTSSNPAVATVSSSGLVTAESKGTTKITVLWEKDDFKLTTSTNIGVESAPGEPEDPGQGGGGGACTPNIGPPSQGTTMNKSDLDPNARGAIKADNRDAERFDVLKGIPTSESLYTNAIADNYLFDQSWARMTGKTTYDCSVTLTYEREWTIPGPEVCPPEGACSPGPPVKTGDTVTKPYNFQITRDYSYWKINKLEVYKIAKATMENYALPGTMVTMLPSGYTPPTLESRNDEAVESHVKPAPTAAISYTPPKRTGGLNSPPDVPDDTALLKGMAESNTPQSKVNNDLVKFNNTKVMDDVEATKDGPTPTNIPDPTPIGRDVLYKPNNMISSSLLNKANTTSSGEIFYDLLPGNVNGGANKTLPIPGINTVTVHTPVVNYAWVSDDQPHNQKTVPDPNSSALILERPFIVRIPTSGQHLDVASYPGYGNRDYAKYFRIKQVQFPFDVYNADRSQFIPAETWVDIPVNQLDTQFYLPVWVDEGHYQVKFRNIAENAPSTFTTQPDANTNLAHHVATDTVPVEVIGRLYDFHVTDISDYNWENVFRKQMGSSAASGVSYWTGTNGIDGDPRGNLAPFVLPIRPGSHPVQGFRNIAVKTGYHVKFDLKTKGNMFGTTDGVRITPTFDFVSKDGTTRQAVDLYYHRGQERLIRIGSPQDLEKRFVVLNSRLRNVPGTELGDTARYRYTYELTAQERNQTTLAEYMVQLVDQISHQKTWVGRYDWMILPASIRTLIGPKTNIPTSVNVDRANAAIQRWYGEYSLPADVYAVPKGTDLTPLARQNVLDEKADVFLKNGYIVVNFNLETLRDGNTDAPHLQYIHAPLMNQLRLEGFNTNQLDDRGRSLPVKDGDVVFYHADQSSRNDFQAQVPH from the coding sequence TTGAGATCTAAGTCTCTCGCCAAGAAATTTTTGTTATCTATTCTGATTATCAATACCCTAGTGATACCACTTTCTTATGTAAAAGCTGGTGGCGGACCAGGTACCACAAAACCTGCAATAGAATCTCAATATATGGTGCCTGTTACCCCAGCAAAATCACAGAAAAAGGTTATTCCTGTGGAGGGTTTAAATAAGACAAATATCGGTATTTATATTTACCAGATCGACAATTTAAAATGGAGTGTTGACGGAGAGTGTAATAATACTTTATTAACTAACGATCCGTCTAAAAATCTCCCAGCCTCCTCTACTGTATGTATTAATCTGAGTCTGGACAAAGAGGTATATAAACCAACTGTCTACTTCGATAAAAATGGGATGGATTATAGTTTGTCTGAGGTGACAAACCCATCACGAAAGCCTCATTACATGGATGATTTCCAATACTATGAGATGGATAAAAATATGCCAAAGCTTGTTTCTGTTGATTCGTTTGATGGTTTAAATACTAGATTCACGATGAAAATAGGCGGAGTAATCCTTCCTACAGCTGCTAGGGAATATAATTCTCCCAAGTGGTCGGCAGATTACATTTTCAACACAGATCTGTACTGGAAGGCCTTAGCCGAGATCACTAAAGAAATTAACCTGACCAACGGTGGGCAACTCGGTATCAAAGAACAAAAACAATTAAATGCAACAGTCAAAACCAAAACAGGCGATGGTGGCTTTGGCGCTGAAACGAATGTGAATTCTGGAAATGGGAAGATCACATGGACGTCTTCTAATCCGGCTGTAGCAACAGTTAGCTCATCAGGACTCGTTACGGCAGAATCTAAAGGAACAACAAAGATCACCGTGTTGTGGGAGAAGGATGACTTTAAGCTAACTACCTCGACAAATATTGGTGTAGAAAGTGCACCCGGTGAGCCGGAAGATCCTGGGCAAGGTGGCGGTGGTGGTGCATGTACACCTAATATCGGTCCACCTTCACAGGGAACCACAATGAATAAGAGTGACCTCGATCCGAATGCTCGCGGAGCAATCAAGGCAGATAACAGGGACGCTGAGCGATTCGACGTGCTCAAAGGCATCCCGACTTCTGAATCATTGTATACCAATGCGATTGCGGACAACTACCTGTTTGACCAATCTTGGGCTCGGATGACGGGTAAGACAACGTACGATTGTAGTGTCACTCTCACCTATGAGCGAGAATGGACGATTCCTGGACCAGAAGTTTGCCCGCCAGAAGGCGCTTGTTCACCTGGACCGCCCGTAAAAACAGGGGATACCGTAACCAAACCTTACAACTTCCAAATCACACGAGATTATTCGTACTGGAAAATCAACAAGCTGGAAGTCTATAAAATCGCAAAAGCAACGATGGAGAATTATGCCCTTCCGGGTACAATGGTCACCATGCTGCCCTCGGGCTACACACCGCCAACACTCGAGTCCAGAAATGATGAAGCGGTGGAAAGTCATGTCAAACCCGCACCAACGGCGGCAATCTCGTATACACCACCGAAGCGAACAGGCGGGTTAAACTCACCACCGGATGTACCGGATGATACCGCACTGTTAAAAGGCATGGCCGAGTCGAACACGCCTCAAAGTAAGGTCAATAATGACCTCGTCAAATTTAACAACACTAAGGTCATGGACGACGTGGAAGCAACCAAAGACGGCCCTACGCCAACGAACATTCCTGATCCAACACCGATTGGTCGAGATGTGCTCTATAAGCCAAATAACATGATTAGCAGTTCACTGCTGAACAAAGCAAATACGACGAGTTCGGGTGAGATCTTTTACGATCTGCTTCCCGGTAATGTGAACGGCGGGGCGAACAAAACATTACCTATCCCGGGGATCAACACCGTCACGGTACATACCCCTGTCGTCAACTACGCGTGGGTGTCGGATGATCAGCCGCACAACCAGAAAACGGTACCTGACCCGAACAGTTCGGCGCTAATCTTAGAGCGTCCCTTTATCGTGCGTATTCCAACGTCTGGACAGCACTTGGACGTAGCCAGTTATCCGGGATATGGCAACCGGGATTATGCTAAGTATTTTCGGATCAAACAGGTTCAGTTTCCCTTTGATGTCTACAATGCTGATCGAAGCCAGTTCATCCCTGCAGAAACGTGGGTAGATATCCCGGTAAACCAATTAGATACCCAGTTCTACCTCCCCGTATGGGTCGATGAGGGACATTACCAAGTGAAATTCCGCAATATCGCGGAAAATGCACCCTCGACGTTTACAACCCAACCGGATGCAAACACCAATCTGGCTCACCATGTGGCTACAGATACGGTACCTGTGGAAGTCATTGGGCGGTTGTATGATTTTCATGTGACGGATATCTCGGACTATAACTGGGAAAATGTATTTCGCAAACAAATGGGAAGTTCAGCAGCTAGTGGCGTCAGCTACTGGACAGGTACCAACGGGATCGATGGTGATCCGCGAGGTAATTTAGCACCATTTGTCCTGCCTATTCGTCCGGGGAGTCATCCTGTACAGGGATTTCGGAATATCGCGGTGAAAACAGGTTATCATGTCAAATTCGACCTGAAAACCAAAGGTAATATGTTCGGCACAACCGATGGCGTTCGTATCACCCCTACTTTTGATTTTGTGAGTAAGGATGGCACTACACGGCAGGCCGTGGATCTCTACTACCACCGTGGACAGGAACGTCTTATCCGGATCGGATCGCCGCAGGATTTGGAGAAACGCTTCGTCGTGCTGAACTCACGACTTCGCAATGTACCCGGTACAGAACTTGGAGATACAGCACGTTACCGCTACACCTATGAACTAACGGCACAGGAACGCAACCAAACGACGCTGGCAGAGTACATGGTTCAACTGGTCGACCAGATCTCACACCAGAAAACATGGGTAGGTCGCTACGATTGGATGATTCTACCCGCTTCCATCCGTACACTTATCGGGCCTAAGACCAACATTCCCACGAGTGTGAATGTAGACCGAGCCAATGCCGCCATTCAGCGGTGGTACGGTGAGTATAGCTTGCCAGCCGATGTGTATGCTGTGCCAAAGGGAACGGATCTCACGCCACTAGCCAGGCAAAATGTACTTGATGAGAAGGCGGACGTATTTTTGAAAAATGGATATATCGTCGTTAATTTCAATCTGGAAACGTTACGCGATGGCAATACAGATGCACCGCATCTGCAATACATCCATGCACCACTCATGAATCAGTTGCGACTTGAAGGTTTCAATACGAACCAACTGGATGATCGCGGGAGATCGTTACCTGTGAAGGATGGAGATGTGGTCTTTTACCACGCTGATCAATCCAGCCGGAATGACTTCCAAGCCCAAGTGCCTCACTAA
- a CDS encoding AraC family transcriptional regulator — translation MSRIEMNVVSLDWTQMELVLLFFGWEDCEPSHYWGPGVRDSYIIHYIHEGRGMVQMENREYHLSPGQGFVIVPDTIIHYEADASDPWTYSWFGFRGVHAKTFMQRAYLSPEHPVFEAQDPIWFDQLYTDIVQASSRHGGDIFSQSLLYRLIAELIASSPKTEEKTDRPVSTKEEYIRQALQYMENRYSQKTSILDIAQSVGLDRTYLSGLFKERYGKSLQAFFLEYRINRAAELLQNPVLSISEVAHSVGYTDPLLFSKMFKRVTGVSPKASRLQPNPTI, via the coding sequence ATGAGTCGAATTGAAATGAATGTGGTTTCTTTAGACTGGACACAGATGGAGCTGGTGCTGCTATTTTTCGGATGGGAGGACTGTGAGCCATCTCATTATTGGGGTCCAGGTGTCCGCGACTCCTACATTATTCATTACATTCATGAAGGGCGAGGCATGGTGCAGATGGAGAACCGGGAATACCATCTCTCGCCAGGACAGGGATTTGTCATTGTCCCGGATACGATTATCCACTATGAGGCAGATGCAAGTGATCCGTGGACGTATTCTTGGTTTGGATTCAGAGGTGTGCATGCCAAAACATTTATGCAGCGAGCCTATCTAAGTCCGGAACACCCTGTGTTTGAAGCTCAAGACCCCATATGGTTTGATCAGTTGTATACTGACATAGTTCAGGCCTCGTCACGGCATGGCGGCGATATATTTAGCCAAAGCCTGTTATATCGGTTAATTGCGGAGCTGATTGCTTCTTCTCCCAAGACGGAAGAAAAGACGGATCGTCCTGTGTCCACCAAGGAAGAATATATTCGTCAGGCTCTACAATATATGGAGAACCGGTACAGTCAGAAAACCTCGATCCTAGATATCGCGCAATCTGTTGGGCTGGATCGTACTTATCTCTCCGGGCTTTTCAAGGAGCGGTATGGCAAGTCACTTCAGGCTTTCTTCCTTGAATATCGGATCAACCGCGCGGCTGAGCTACTGCAAAATCCTGTATTATCTATTAGTGAGGTAGCCCATTCAGTGGGATATACCGATCCGCTGTTATTTTCTAAGATGTTCAAACGGGTAACAGGAGTATCTCCCAAAGCATCTAGATTACAGCCTAATCCAACCATATAG
- the nikB gene encoding nickel ABC transporter permease, translating to MSRYIIKRLVQLVAVLFGITFLTFLLTYLSPGDPARLMLMSTGVTPTDELVRQVRSQLGLDQPFWMRYGTWLGHVLQGDFGTSYKYDRPVVDILLSRLPATLRLTGSAMLIVIVISFPLGILSAIYRNKWLDYAIRLFSFAGLSMPSFWLGMLLMLIFGVQLKLLPVMGSTGWNSLILPTCTLAVPLIAQYSRQIRAVMLDEMSQDYVSGARSRGVKERQVIMHHILPNALLPIVTLMGMSTGTLLGGAAIVESLFVWPGVGQMAVDAIFTRDYPLIQGYVMWMATIYVTLNLLVDLWTHLRDPRIRLEVDV from the coding sequence GTGAGCAGATACATCATTAAAAGATTAGTTCAATTGGTAGCCGTATTGTTCGGCATTACCTTTCTGACTTTCCTGTTAACCTACTTGTCTCCAGGAGACCCAGCAAGGCTGATGCTGATGTCCACAGGGGTCACGCCAACCGACGAGTTGGTCAGACAGGTGCGCAGCCAGCTTGGGCTCGACCAGCCCTTTTGGATGCGTTATGGTACGTGGCTGGGTCATGTGCTCCAAGGCGACTTCGGTACTTCCTATAAGTATGATCGCCCTGTAGTGGACATCTTGTTGTCTCGTCTACCAGCAACACTACGGCTAACAGGTAGCGCTATGCTTATCGTCATCGTGATCTCATTTCCACTGGGAATTCTCTCGGCAATCTATCGGAATAAATGGCTGGATTATGCGATTCGTTTATTCTCTTTTGCTGGGTTGTCGATGCCAAGCTTCTGGCTGGGAATGTTACTCATGCTCATATTTGGCGTTCAACTGAAGCTGCTGCCAGTGATGGGGAGTACGGGATGGAACAGCCTGATCCTGCCTACCTGTACGCTGGCGGTTCCGCTGATTGCACAGTATAGCAGGCAGATTCGAGCAGTTATGCTGGATGAAATGTCTCAGGACTATGTGAGCGGAGCGAGATCCAGAGGTGTGAAGGAGAGACAGGTCATTATGCATCATATTTTGCCAAACGCACTCCTGCCGATTGTTACCTTGATGGGGATGTCTACCGGGACATTATTAGGCGGTGCAGCGATTGTAGAGAGTCTGTTTGTGTGGCCAGGTGTAGGTCAGATGGCGGTGGATGCCATTTTCACACGGGATTACCCGTTGATTCAGGGTTACGTCATGTGGATGGCGACAATATATGTCACGCTCAATCTGCTTGTTGATCTATGGACGCATCTGCGGGATCCTCGGATTCGACTGGAAGTGGATGTGTAG
- the ytxJ gene encoding bacillithiol system redox-active protein YtxJ — protein MNLKVNHQLLWPLVGIAIGTSIGIATNQTALGVAFGITLGILIGSVVSKRIRSDSDEMLREHVSELIKPRDWHEALQHSEDHPVLIFKHSTTCPTSARAYREFMAFVGSNASESGQRMDYHIVKVIESRALSRHIAEETAVIHQSPQVLLLEQGRVIQHTSHGKITKKRLTQWAQDPFS, from the coding sequence ATGAATCTAAAAGTAAATCATCAACTTCTATGGCCTTTAGTAGGCATCGCCATTGGGACGAGTATCGGTATTGCTACGAACCAGACAGCTTTAGGTGTTGCATTCGGGATCACCCTTGGCATATTAATCGGATCTGTTGTTAGCAAAAGAATCCGTTCTGATTCGGATGAAATGCTCCGTGAACATGTGAGTGAATTGATTAAACCGAGGGACTGGCATGAAGCACTCCAGCACTCGGAAGATCATCCTGTACTTATTTTTAAACATAGCACGACCTGCCCGACTAGCGCCCGCGCCTACCGAGAATTTATGGCCTTTGTAGGCTCCAACGCATCCGAGTCTGGACAGCGCATGGACTACCATATTGTCAAAGTGATCGAAAGTCGTGCGCTTTCTCGCCACATTGCAGAAGAGACAGCGGTTATCCATCAATCACCACAGGTGCTGTTACTTGAACAGGGGCGTGTCATCCAACATACGTCACACGGTAAAATCACGAAAAAGAGATTAACTCAGTGGGCCCAAGATCCGTTTAGTTAA
- a CDS encoding ABC transporter substrate-binding protein, with translation MNFIRRKSFMLMALSIVMLFVLAACGSASQTTDGTDKSGQSAQSEQSDQSQPGKPTHLNVALFWLGSNLDPAEEWNGWTLTRAAIGETLVQFDENMKLVPKIADTWDRIDEKTWHFHIRDGVTFHNGNKVTAEAVKTSIERSLELNERGQSTLPIASMTAEGQDLTIKTTEPYASLLGNIAEPLFVIVDTTADTSKFSSEPIATGPFMVTSYTPDQEIQVKKYDGYWGGAADLDTMTLKYIKDDSTRALALQSSEIDVASNVGRSNLALFQDKNQYTIDEIPSLRTQFVWFNLKNPTLSDPEVRRAISYGIDRDMYANTLVGGQGAKGPFTSALPFGYDQISGYSYEPEKAKQLLDEAGYKDTDGDGIREKDGERISLQLILNTAYESDSIVAAAMQSQLKEIGIQLEMTSYEDLTDHQKSGNFDLALTSINTGITGDPQYILDFYFKTGAEWNVGGYSNKKLDGVINQLHSEFDVEKRYALAAEAQQMILDDAAYLFVTYTPINIVSKSTVQGATMYPIDFYLLDRNIKVNQ, from the coding sequence ATGAACTTTATTCGCAGGAAGTCATTTATGCTTATGGCGTTATCGATTGTGATGTTATTTGTGCTTGCAGCATGTGGAAGTGCATCCCAAACAACCGACGGAACGGACAAGTCCGGACAATCAGCGCAATCTGAACAATCGGATCAGAGCCAACCGGGGAAGCCAACCCACTTGAACGTTGCGTTATTTTGGCTTGGTAGCAATCTTGATCCTGCAGAGGAATGGAATGGTTGGACACTTACGCGTGCAGCAATTGGGGAGACGCTGGTTCAGTTTGATGAAAATATGAAGCTGGTTCCCAAAATTGCAGATACGTGGGATCGGATTGATGAGAAGACATGGCATTTCCATATTCGTGACGGCGTAACGTTCCACAATGGCAATAAGGTGACAGCAGAGGCTGTGAAGACATCAATTGAACGCTCGCTGGAATTAAATGAACGGGGACAGTCCACGTTACCGATTGCTTCCATGACAGCGGAAGGACAAGACCTTACAATCAAGACGACGGAGCCTTACGCATCGCTGCTTGGAAATATTGCCGAACCACTGTTTGTTATCGTGGATACTACTGCGGATACATCCAAGTTTAGCAGTGAGCCTATCGCTACAGGGCCATTTATGGTGACATCCTATACCCCGGACCAAGAGATTCAGGTGAAAAAGTATGATGGATACTGGGGTGGTGCGGCTGATCTAGATACGATGACGTTAAAGTATATCAAGGACGATAGCACGCGTGCACTTGCCTTACAATCCAGTGAGATTGATGTGGCTAGTAACGTCGGTCGCAGTAATCTCGCGTTATTTCAAGATAAGAACCAATACACGATTGATGAGATCCCGAGTTTACGGACACAGTTTGTCTGGTTCAATCTGAAGAATCCTACACTGAGTGATCCTGAAGTGCGCCGCGCCATTTCCTATGGTATTGATCGGGACATGTATGCGAACACACTTGTGGGAGGTCAGGGAGCCAAAGGGCCGTTTACGTCAGCTCTCCCATTTGGCTATGACCAAATCAGCGGATATAGCTACGAACCGGAGAAGGCTAAACAATTGCTCGATGAAGCGGGCTACAAAGATACAGACGGTGATGGTATTCGGGAAAAGGATGGAGAGAGAATATCACTCCAGTTGATCCTCAACACGGCTTACGAATCGGATTCCATTGTAGCTGCTGCGATGCAGTCCCAATTGAAAGAGATTGGGATTCAGTTGGAGATGACCTCTTATGAAGACCTGACGGATCATCAGAAGAGTGGCAATTTCGATCTCGCCTTAACCAGTATTAATACGGGGATTACAGGAGATCCGCAATATATTCTCGATTTCTACTTCAAGACCGGAGCTGAGTGGAACGTAGGTGGGTATAGCAACAAGAAGCTGGATGGTGTGATTAATCAATTGCATTCGGAATTCGATGTGGAGAAAAGGTATGCTTTAGCGGCAGAGGCGCAACAGATGATTCTGGATGATGCGGCATATCTGTTCGTGACCTATACTCCTATCAATATTGTTAGCAAAAGCACGGTTCAGGGGGCAACGATGTATCCAATCGACTTCTACTTACTTGATCGTAATATCAAGGTTAACCAATAA
- a CDS encoding VOC family protein has protein sequence MAISLNVYLVTDGNGREAVEFYKEVFNAEVLAIQTFGEGPSSPDHPIPPEAKDRIMHASLQIGGSVLMLSDTFPGMEHTIGNHITVTVNTDTADEATSIFNKLEVGGEVKMPIQETFWSPAYGSVTDKYGVQFQISCTPSNA, from the coding sequence ATGGCAATCAGCTTGAATGTGTATCTAGTAACGGATGGTAATGGTCGTGAGGCAGTGGAGTTCTACAAAGAGGTGTTTAATGCAGAGGTACTAGCAATCCAGACGTTTGGTGAAGGGCCGTCTAGCCCAGATCATCCGATTCCACCTGAAGCCAAAGACCGTATTATGCATGCCTCCTTGCAGATTGGTGGCTCTGTATTGATGCTATCTGATACGTTCCCGGGCATGGAGCACACCATTGGCAACCATATTACCGTTACAGTGAACACAGACACGGCCGATGAGGCAACAAGCATTTTCAACAAGTTGGAAGTTGGCGGAGAAGTGAAAATGCCGATTCAAGAGACCTTTTGGAGCCCAGCCTACGGCTCGGTGACCGATAAGTATGGTGTTCAGTTCCAAATTAGCTGTACGCCGAGCAACGCGTAA